The genome window CAGTTCGGGATCAACCCTGTAGACAAAAGTGGGATCTTCTTCATGCAACGTAGCCAGCCCGGTGGCGATCTTCTCCTCGTCGCCTTTGGATTTTGTGATAACAGCTTCATGAATGGATGGAGTGGGAAACTCGACCTTGCGCAGTTCTACATTCAGTCTGCCTTCACACAGAGTGTCACCCGTATGCGTATTCTTCAACTTCACTACGGCGCCAATATCACCGGCAAAAAGTTGCCCGGCATCCTTCCGGTTTTTCCCATTCATCACAAAAATTTGTCCTAACCGTTCCGATGATTGACGGGTTGTATTTTTCAGATCGATACCGTTCTTAACACTGCCCGAATAGACTTTGAAGAATGACAATTCCCCTACATGTGGCTCGCTGACCGTTTTGAAAACCAGAATACTGGCCGGATCACTCTCACTAGTAGAGAATTCAACTGCTTCTTCTGTTCCGGGTTTGCAAGCTTCAATGGTGGTTTTGTCTGCCGGTGAGGGGCAGTATTTCGCAATAAGATCCATAATTCGCGTGACACCCACATTAGCGTCAGCGGCACTGCAGACAAGTGGAATGACTGTCCTGTTCTGGATGGCGTCGTGGAGACCGTCGCGGAGTTCCTCTTCTGAAAGGTTGCCCTGATCGAAGAACTTTTCCAGGAGAGAATCGTCAGACTCAGCAATATACTCGATCAACTCTTCGTGCAGCTGGTCAATTCTGTCTTGCCATTCATCAGGCAGATCTTCTTCTTCATATTTGCCGCTACCGTCTGTTTTGTAGGTCAACATCTTCCGTCGCAGAACATCGGCAATCTGATTAAAACCTGGACCCGCATTCACAGGCAAAAGGAATGGAAAGATACGCTTGGAAAAATGATCCGTCATTTCCTGCATAACGGTATCAAACTTGGTGTGCTCTTTATTGAGCATTGTCACAACTATCAACTTTGGAATTCCGCGCTCCTCAGCATATTTCCAGACCAGATCTGTTCCAGCCTCTGGACCTGAAACAGCCGGCACGGCAATCAAAACTGAATCGGCCACATGAATAGAACTTCTCGCCTCCCCGATAAAATCGAGGAAACCGGGTGCATCGAGGATATTGAATTTCTTCCCCTCACACTCGCAGTAGAGAGGGGTGGTACTGATCGAAATCTGACGACTGGTTTCGTTGATATGGTAATCAGAGATGGTGGTGCCATCTTCGATTTTTCCAATTCGATTGGTTTCGCCGCCGTTGTACAGCATCGCTTCCGCAAGGACGGTCTTACCTGACGTACCGTGCCCTACGATGGCGAAGTTGCGGATATTTGATGATTGAAAGGTACTCATTATAGCTTCCTTCTAACGATTAGTTTACAGTGGTCAAGAACGAATTTTCAATCCACTCGAGACGGTGATTATAGCTAAATCAATATGGTCAAACAAGCGTTTTCCGATGTGACAATTTGCTACTGTTCCGCTTCTACCTCAGACTCGATAAATTCTCTCAAAGCGGGTACGATGTACCTGTCTCCGATGTGCAATTTCTTGAAGGAATCTCCCAATACTCTCAACCGCTGAGAAAGTGGCTGATTCTTATTCAATACAACAAACTGATCATCATTGACTGTACAGAAGCCGCCTTCAAAATCACCCTTACCCTGGATGAGATTGATCCCCATCTGTTCTGCAAGCTGCTCAAACTGATCAAGCAGTTCTTCTGATTTCATTAGAGAACTTCATCCCTGCCTTCTTTTTGCAGGAGTTCAACGACTTTTTTGATTTCTTCGGCATGGTCTCTCGATACTACAAGCGTGGCGTCCGGGGTGTTCACAACCGCCACATTATCCAAGCCTACAACCGCTGTAAGTTTATTGTTAGAGTGGATAAGATTGCCACTGCCATCAACAACTATTCCATCTCCCCGCACGACATTCCCGTCCCCATTGGATGGCAAGATATCGTAATACGAATTCCATGAGGCGACATCATTCCATTCAAACTCTGCACGTACTACACAGATGTTATCGGCCCGCTCCAAAATACCGTAATCGAGAGATTCAGGAGAAAGGAAAGACCACTTATCGTTTAGGGTAGACTGGTAGTGCTGTTTTCCTATAGTGTCGCCAATCTCCGTCAGAATATTGAAATGCTCGGGCATCAGATGTTCCATGGCGTCCATGAAGCTGCCCGCCCGCCAGACGAATATGCCGCTGTTCCACAAAAAATCGCCGCTCTTAAGGAATCGTCGTGCTACTGTCAGAGTCGGCTTTTCAGCAAACGTTTTTACTTCGAATGCCTTTCCTTCCGGAAGTTCATTCCTCTTGTCAAACTGTATATAGCCGTAACCGGTATGAGGTGAAGATGGAACAACTCCAAAAGTCACCAGATAATG of Candidatus Neomarinimicrobiota bacterium contains these proteins:
- a CDS encoding elongation factor G — translated: MSTFQSSNIRNFAIVGHGTSGKTVLAEAMLYNGGETNRIGKIEDGTTISDYHINETSRQISISTTPLYCECEGKKFNILDAPGFLDFIGEARSSIHVADSVLIAVPAVSGPEAGTDLVWKYAEERGIPKLIVVTMLNKEHTKFDTVMQEMTDHFSKRIFPFLLPVNAGPGFNQIADVLRRKMLTYKTDGSGKYEEEDLPDEWQDRIDQLHEELIEYIAESDDSLLEKFFDQGNLSEEELRDGLHDAIQNRTVIPLVCSAADANVGVTRIMDLIAKYCPSPADKTTIEACKPGTEEAVEFSTSESDPASILVFKTVSEPHVGELSFFKVYSGSVKNGIDLKNTTRQSSERLGQIFVMNGKNRKDAGQLFAGDIGAVVKLKNTHTGDTLCEGRLNVELRKVEFPTPSIHEAVITKSKGDEEKIATGLATLHEEDPTFVYRVDPELKQTIISGQGELQLEIVVERLRRKFNVEVGLVEPRVPFRETIKSEGSSKYRHKKQSGGAGQFAEVWMSVEPLERGGGIEFNNSLVGQNVDRVFVPSVEKGVNAACAEGILAGYMVVDLEANFYDGKQHPVDSKDIAFQIAGKGAFREAFMMAKPCLLEPINEIEVRVPEQFMGDVMGDISGRRGKILGMGSESGFQVIRALIPQANLYRYSTSLRSLTGGRGMHSEKFSHYEEMPKDLEQKVVAASKEDD
- a CDS encoding mannose-1-phosphate guanylyltransferase, with protein sequence MPKLFGVIMAGGKGTRFWPLSRNARPKQLLKIIGDTTMLQMTVDRLRKVRFVEDIYVVSGPDLAQQIGSEIDGIAKDNIIIEPSGKNTAPCIGLVAQHLLKRDPEAVMGVFPSDHLIVGHRSFSGALRIARDIAVSDHYLVTFGVVPSSPHTGYGYIQFDKRNELPEGKAFEVKTFAEKPTLTVARRFLKSGDFLWNSGIFVWRAGSFMDAMEHLMPEHFNILTEIGDTIGKQHYQSTLNDKWSFLSPESLDYGILERADNICVVRAEFEWNDVASWNSYYDILPSNGDGNVVRGDGIVVDGSGNLIHSNNKLTAVVGLDNVAVVNTPDATLVVSRDHAEEIKKVVELLQKEGRDEVL